In a genomic window of Flavobacterium sp. KACC 22761:
- a CDS encoding CHRD domain-containing protein has protein sequence MKSLFNFSVPLLLLFIGVSCSSNDDNSSPPAPIIVTFNATMNGANEVPANASTATGTATLSYNKTTKIFTVTVTYSGLTPTMGHIHMGAAGTNGPVIFPFSSLASPISYTSAALTAAQETDLMANNYYINLHSEAFSGGEIRGQLITSNPAGSPAGGGGGGGY, from the coding sequence ATGAAATCTCTATTCAATTTCTCGGTACCCTTACTATTGTTATTTATTGGAGTTTCTTGTTCCAGTAATGATGACAATTCTAGCCCTCCCGCTCCTATAATAGTAACGTTCAACGCTACCATGAATGGCGCAAATGAAGTTCCTGCAAATGCTTCAACAGCAACAGGAACAGCAACTTTGAGTTATAATAAAACTACAAAAATCTTTACCGTTACTGTAACGTATTCCGGTTTAACACCAACTATGGGACATATACATATGGGTGCCGCAGGCACAAATGGTCCTGTAATTTTTCCATTCTCTAGTTTGGCATCTCCTATTAGCTATACTAGTGCAGCACTAACTGCTGCTCAAGAAACAGATCTTATGGCTAATAATTATTATATAAACTTACATTCTGAAGCTTTTTCAGGAGGCGAAATAAGAGGGCAACTCATTACTTCTAATCCCGCTGGAAGCCCTGCTGGTGGCGGAGGTGGTGGAGGCTACTAA
- a CDS encoding TlpA disulfide reductase family protein, translating into MKKNAIIILMICFCLTLSAQHKFSISGTIPSQYKGVDIILSSQNNAFTSISAKEKNGKFYLSGEITDSYEPAYLDVQKDNKHLGGSFLFIGPKDMKIQIVKLNEKDNLNDFKFSNVPFVKEKKEYERLTKPSVDSAKAAFNIYYDAKSKHLPLSKQDSLWTIVSGLREKVLIKRIKFVESYPDAYISLYLFNKDVIKGNHPISPERLNSIYNKLSNNLKETYLGKSVDKYIQKQLSLTVGHILPNFSFSTDKGQHFEVPLSFKNKKLILLCFWSKGCAPCIRKIPTLKILNEKYESKGLQLISISTDPTADIWLNSLNKYQMPWLQTCDLPAYVQGDKIQNILDVTSFPQYFLIDGTGKLVYQNTELNDDEDLTMLQKLLESQLQ; encoded by the coding sequence ATGAAAAAAAATGCGATTATTATTTTAATGATATGTTTTTGTCTCACGTTGAGTGCACAACATAAATTTTCGATTTCAGGAACTATTCCTTCTCAATATAAAGGGGTTGATATTATACTTTCGTCACAAAATAATGCTTTTACTTCTATAAGTGCAAAAGAGAAAAATGGCAAATTCTATTTGTCGGGCGAAATTACGGACAGTTATGAACCTGCTTATTTAGATGTTCAGAAAGACAATAAACATCTTGGAGGGAGTTTTTTATTTATTGGCCCAAAAGATATGAAGATTCAAATCGTAAAGCTTAATGAAAAAGATAATTTAAACGATTTTAAATTTTCCAATGTTCCTTTTGTAAAAGAAAAAAAGGAATACGAGCGTTTGACAAAACCAAGTGTTGACAGTGCCAAAGCAGCTTTTAATATTTATTATGATGCGAAAAGCAAACATTTGCCATTAAGCAAGCAAGATTCCTTATGGACAATTGTTTCTGGTTTGAGAGAAAAAGTATTAATCAAAAGAATAAAGTTTGTTGAATCATATCCTGATGCCTATATCTCATTGTATCTTTTTAATAAAGATGTAATAAAAGGTAATCATCCAATTTCTCCTGAAAGGCTTAATAGTATTTACAATAAATTAAGCAATAATCTGAAAGAAACCTATTTAGGAAAATCAGTTGATAAATACATTCAGAAACAGCTGTCACTCACAGTAGGTCATATATTGCCTAATTTCTCTTTTTCAACAGACAAAGGTCAACATTTTGAAGTTCCATTATCTTTTAAAAATAAAAAACTTATACTTCTTTGTTTTTGGTCAAAAGGTTGCGCGCCATGCATAAGGAAGATCCCAACGTTGAAAATTCTTAATGAAAAATATGAATCAAAAGGGTTGCAGCTAATCTCTATTTCAACGGATCCTACAGCTGATATTTGGTTGAATTCTTTAAATAAATATCAAATGCCTTGGTTGCAAACATGTGATCTTCCTGCTTATGTTCAGGGAGATAAAATACAGAATATCTTAGATGTAACTAGTTTTCCACAGTATTTTTTAATTGATGGAACAGGCAAGCTTGTTTATCAAAACACAGAATTAAATGACGACGAAGACCTGACTATGTTACAAAAGCTTTTAGAAAGTCAGTTGCAATAG